Part of the Choloepus didactylus isolate mChoDid1 chromosome 10, mChoDid1.pri, whole genome shotgun sequence genome is shown below.
gcctgccctgtggaattcaggCTTTCCCATCTTCCTCACAGTTGTATGGGCCAATTCCTATAACCCTGACTAACATACTCTATAATACATTATACATATCCTCCATGTGTGCgtgatttgctttttttaaacataaatgaaCCCATACAAATTCCTTGAATGAAAGAGAGGGTTCATTTCTCCCACACCCTTCCCAACTGTGGGCAACATCAATTCTTTTAGTATCTGCTAATATTAACATTATAATCTTATGACCTTATAATGATATTTCAATGttgcttttatttgcttttcttcaatCATTCTTTTCATATGTGTGTTGAcatcagcatttttttcttttatgagctacctttgctcattttcttcatttgggtGTTTATCTTTGTCTTGTTGCTTTGTGAGAGCTCTTTCTTACTAAATATCTTATCTTTctcttatattaaaatttttttctcttcatcttgTAACTTTGTTCATGATATCTTTTGCTatacagaaaatttattttttatgtggtCATATCTGGTTTAGTAAGTATTTAGTTATGTTCTAAGTTTCAGTTACTTTGCTTAGCCTTGAGTGTTTTATAAGCGTCCTCAGCAAACAAGCTTACGGATCCAATCTTCCTTTCAAAATGGGATGCTTCTAAAGTGCAACATAAAATCCTATTCCTTTGCCTCAACTgtgtgtgagcttgggcaagtcGTTTCCCTTTCCCTAGGTCTCTATTTTTCCACTTGTCAAATGGTAATAATCAAATAATGCCTCTCTTGCAAGGCTGCTGAGAGGATCTGATGAGCACAGGTGTGTTTCTTAAAATGTAAAGAGAGATGTTTAAAATGTGGAGTTCCCACTACTTCAGGGGCTCTGTAGCCTGTGCTCCCCAAAGGCCGGCCCTGTGTCTTGTTCTGTGCCAAGCCCCAGCCCTGGTGCTGTGCCTGGCTCAGAACAGGCTCAGTGGAGGGGCTGAAAGAGCTCACTCCACAGGAGCTGACTTTACCCTCGGGTCTGCAGCTAGAATTGCCTGTGCTAGAATTGCTTGGATCCAGCTAAGGGGGAGTTGGTACGGTCCATGCTGCACCCAGGTGGTGAAGACTGCTGACCCCTGCCTTCTTGGCAGGGTTATCCACCACTGATGAGGATCCTTGCAAGTTTCTTTGGGAAGCTGCTGGGGCAGGAGATAGACCCGCTCTCGAATGTGCTGGTTACTGTGGGTGCCTACGGGGCCCTGTTCACAGCCTTCCAGGCCCTGGTGGATGAAGGAGATGAGGTAAGTGGACAGAGCTTGGACTGGGTGCGGGGTGAGGGCTCAAGGCAGGGCCGACTACGGTTAATCTGGCCTCTTTACCCAGGTCATCATCATTGAACCCTTTTTTGACTGTTATGAGCCGATGATATTGATGGCAGGGGGTCGCCCTGTTTTTGTGACCCTGAAGCCGGTAAGGTTGCTGAGTGGGGTGTGAGTGGGCAGAGGGGTCCAAGGGGTGAGCTGGGCTGGACCTTGGGAggtaggaaagaaggaaggaagtgaagGGGGAGGGGTGGTCCACTGCCCCAGAGGAGAAGGGTAGAGACAGATGCCTGGGGGAAGGAGGGCCAAATCCCTGCAGTTGAAGGTTTGGGTTAGTGAATATTGTACCCCCTGCCTACTGCCTCTTGCAGAGCCCCACCCAGGATGGGGAATTGAATTCCAGCAGTGACTGGCGGTTGGACCCCAATGAGCTGGCCAGCAAGTTCACATCTCGCACCAAAGTCCTGGTCCTCAACACGCCCAACAACCCCCTGGGAAAGGTACCTGAGAGAACCTTCTTCCTGGGACCCCTTCAGCCTGGGTTCTATTCCCATCTCTTTTACTGATTTGCtacctctgggcctcagtttcttcatctggcaAGTGTCAGGGCTGCAGGCGATGAGCTGGGAGGACTGAAGCTGTCAAAAGTCCAAGGGACAGATCCCAGGGAAGGTATCAGGATACAGGTGATGGATTGGGCTGGGTGCCTCCATCACTTCCCCATGCTCTTGAGACAGTGACTGCCTCTCAGCATGTTTCCTCGTCTGGAAAGGGAAAACATGTCAGAACGGATTCCCAAGGTCAGTGTGATAGTGATTCAATGGGATAATGCAAGTAAAGCTTTAGTCCCTGGTTTGGCCATAacttttaacctctctgagtagcagaccccacccccaccccccaggataTGGGGGTATGGTCCTTGCTGTAGGCCTGTGCCCTCCTTGGGTCCCGCAGGTCTTCTCCAAGGCGGAGCTGGAGCTGGTGGCCAGGCTGTGCCAACAGCATGACGTGTTGTGCATCAGTGACGAGGTGTACCAGTGGCTGGTCTATGATGGGAGCCAGCACATCAGCATCGGTGAGCTGTGCCCACCCAGGCTCCCCCTGCCCTGGATGTTTGTTCTGGCCAGGCCTGATTCCCCGGAGGCAGGACCATGAACCCAATCTGGGAGTCAGCACAGGCCTAGCGCTAAGGACTGAGGGGGCTGAAGCCACACAGGTGGTGTAACCACCTCTGAAGATAGGATCACGCTAGCACCTGCCTCCTGGGGTGATTGTGTGGATGAGATGAAATAAGTCCTGTAAATAGCTGTCTTAGTCCATTGTGGAGTCCAGAGTGTCAAGAGCCTATGTGTGTCCCCTGGAGCCCAGGCCAccaccccttccctgccccccatTCCCCTCTCAGCCCCTCTTCTCTTTGGCCTTGGGCAGCCAGCCTCCCTGACATGTGGGAACGGACCCTGACCATTGGCAGTGCTGGCAAGACCTTTAGTGTTACCGGCTGGAAGGTGAGTGGAAGAGGGTACTGCTGTGATCTCTGGCAGGTGAGGGGGGCCTGGGAATTAAGAAGGGGTTTGGCCAGGCCCTGGAGGGCCTCACCCACTACCTGTGTTCCTGGTCCAGGTGGGCTGGGTCCTGGGCCCAGATAGTCTCATGAAGCACCTGCGGACCGTGCACCAGAACTCTATCTATCACTGTCCCACGCAGGGCCAGGTGAGGAGGGGCAGGGGACCTCACTGTTGTGGGGGGACAGGAAGAAAAAGAGCCCAGGCTGGCCCCCGAGTCAAGTCACACCTGACATTATCTGTTTGTCCATCCTCCCTGCCCAGGCTGCAGTAACGGAGAGTTTCAAGCGGGAGGAACTGCACTTCGGCCAACCCAGCAGCTACTTTGTGCAGCTCCCACAGGCCATGCAGCGCAACCGTGACCACATGGTGCGCAGCCTGCAGTCAGTGGGCCTGAGACCTGTGATCCCCCAGGGCAGCTACTTCCTCATCACAGACATCTCAGACTTCAGTGAGTGACACTGGCCGGGCCAGGCAGGGTGTGGGGGCTGGAGGCTGCCCAGGGCTCAGCATGGCCTCTG
Proteins encoded:
- the KYAT1 gene encoding kynurenine--oxoglutarate transaminase 1 isoform X4, with amino-acid sequence MAPPGKECWSITQPVLAPDLFHGKTAAGPKAGRDRQEPLGYPPLMRILASFFGKLLGQEIDPLSNVLVTVGAYGALFTAFQALVDEGDEVIIIEPFFDCYEPMILMAGGRPVFVTLKPSPTQDGELNSSSDWRLDPNELASKFTSRTKVLVLNTPNNPLGKVFSKAELELVARLCQQHDVLCISDEVYQWLVYDGSQHISIASLPDMWERTLTIGSAGKTFSVTGWKVGWVLGPDSLMKHLRTVHQNSIYHCPTQGQAAVTESFKREELHFGQPSSYFVQLPQAMQRNRDHMVRSLQSVGLRPVIPQGSYFLITDISDFKSKMPNLPGAADEPYDRRFVKWMIKNKGLVAIPVSIFYSMPHQKYFDHYIRFCFVKDEATLQAVDKKLQEWKTELRP
- the KYAT1 gene encoding kynurenine--oxoglutarate transaminase 1 isoform X2, encoding MARRLPARRLDGIDKNPWVEFVKLASEYEAVNLGQGFPDFAPPDFAIEAFQRAVSGDFMLNQYTKAFGYPPLMRILASFFGKLLGQEIDPLSNVLVTVGAYGALFTAFQALVDEGDEVIIIEPFFDCYEPMILMAGGRPVFVTLKPSPTQDGELNSSSDWRLDPNELASKFTSRTKVLVLNTPNNPLGKVFSKAELELVARLCQQHDVLCISDEVYQWLVYDGSQHISIASLPDMWERTLTIGSAGKTFSVTGWKVGWVLGPDSLMKHLRTVHQNSIYHCPTQGQAAVTESFKREELHFGQPSSYFVQLPQAMQRNRDHMVRSLQSVGLRPVIPQGSYFLITDISDFKSKMPNLPGAADEPYDRRFVKWMIKNKGLVAIPVSIFYSMPHQKYFDHYIRFCFVKDEATLQAVDKKLQEWKTELRP
- the KYAT1 gene encoding kynurenine--oxoglutarate transaminase 1 isoform X3 produces the protein MWCRGSEVQITVPNLIVPVRLLAAFGAASITEWIRRTINPAGYPPLMRILASFFGKLLGQEIDPLSNVLVTVGAYGALFTAFQALVDEGDEVIIIEPFFDCYEPMILMAGGRPVFVTLKPSPTQDGELNSSSDWRLDPNELASKFTSRTKVLVLNTPNNPLGKVFSKAELELVARLCQQHDVLCISDEVYQWLVYDGSQHISIASLPDMWERTLTIGSAGKTFSVTGWKVGWVLGPDSLMKHLRTVHQNSIYHCPTQGQAAVTESFKREELHFGQPSSYFVQLPQAMQRNRDHMVRSLQSVGLRPVIPQGSYFLITDISDFKSKMPNLPGAADEPYDRRFVKWMIKNKGLVAIPVSIFYSMPHQKYFDHYIRFCFVKDEATLQAVDKKLQEWKTELRP
- the KYAT1 gene encoding kynurenine--oxoglutarate transaminase 1 isoform X1, producing MFRNVAAVFVNLVWPLQGKNAGASLNRYLHQTCSMARRLPARRLDGIDKNPWVEFVKLASEYEAVNLGQGFPDFAPPDFAIEAFQRAVSGDFMLNQYTKAFGYPPLMRILASFFGKLLGQEIDPLSNVLVTVGAYGALFTAFQALVDEGDEVIIIEPFFDCYEPMILMAGGRPVFVTLKPSPTQDGELNSSSDWRLDPNELASKFTSRTKVLVLNTPNNPLGKVFSKAELELVARLCQQHDVLCISDEVYQWLVYDGSQHISIASLPDMWERTLTIGSAGKTFSVTGWKVGWVLGPDSLMKHLRTVHQNSIYHCPTQGQAAVTESFKREELHFGQPSSYFVQLPQAMQRNRDHMVRSLQSVGLRPVIPQGSYFLITDISDFKSKMPNLPGAADEPYDRRFVKWMIKNKGLVAIPVSIFYSMPHQKYFDHYIRFCFVKDEATLQAVDKKLQEWKTELRP
- the KYAT1 gene encoding kynurenine--oxoglutarate transaminase 1 isoform X5, with protein sequence MRILASFFGKLLGQEIDPLSNVLVTVGAYGALFTAFQALVDEGDEVIIIEPFFDCYEPMILMAGGRPVFVTLKPSPTQDGELNSSSDWRLDPNELASKFTSRTKVLVLNTPNNPLGKVFSKAELELVARLCQQHDVLCISDEVYQWLVYDGSQHISIASLPDMWERTLTIGSAGKTFSVTGWKVGWVLGPDSLMKHLRTVHQNSIYHCPTQGQAAVTESFKREELHFGQPSSYFVQLPQAMQRNRDHMVRSLQSVGLRPVIPQGSYFLITDISDFKSKMPNLPGAADEPYDRRFVKWMIKNKGLVAIPVSIFYSMPHQKYFDHYIRFCFVKDEATLQAVDKKLQEWKTELRP